The following proteins are co-located in the Streptococcus anginosus genome:
- the adhE gene encoding bifunctional acetaldehyde-CoA/alcohol dehydrogenase has protein sequence MADKKTLTPEEKKLAAEKHVDELVQKGLVALEEMRKLNQEQVDYIVAKASVAALDAHGILAEHAVKETGRGVFEDKATKNLFACEHVVNNMRGVKTVGVIEDDPITGLTKIAEPVGVICGITPTTNPTSTAIFKSLISLKTRNPIIFAFHPSAQESSAHAAQIVRDAAIAAGAPENCVQWITQPSMEATTALMNHEGIATILATGGNAMVKAAYSCGKPALGVGAGNVPAYVEKSANIRQAAHDIVMSKSFDNGMVCASEQAVIIDKEIYDEFVEEFKSYHTYFVNKKEKALLEEFCFGAKANSKNCAGAKLNPNIVGKPATWIAEQAGFKVPEGTNILAAECAEVGIKEPLTREKLSPVIAVLKAEDTEDGLKKARQMVEFNGLGHSAAIHTKDEALAKRFGTEIKAMRIIWNSPSTFGGIGDVYNAFIPSLTLGCGSYGHNSVGDNVSAINLLNIKKVGKRRNNMQWFKVPSKIYFERNSIQYLQTCEGIERIMIVTDKSIEKLGFVQRVIDQLNLRKNKVTIQVFSDVEPDPDITTVRRGVEVMRSFEPDTIIALGGGSPMDAAKGMWMFYEQPDVDFGDLVQKFMDIRKRAFKFPSLGKKAQYIGIPTTSGTGSEVTPFAVISDKANNRKYPITDYALTPTIAIVDPALVESVPAFIAADTGMDVLTHATEAYTSNFANDYTDGIALQTIKLVFKYLEKSVKTADPEAREKMHNASTMAGMAFANAFLGMSHSMAHKIGAVHHTIHGRTNAILLPYVIRYNGTRPSKTTTWPKYNYWKADEKFQDIARMLGLPCSTPEEAVEAYAKAVYDLGVAVGIKMNFKDQGIDEKTWKDSLHDIAVLAYEDQCSPANPRLPIVTDMEEIMADAYYGYAERPGRRK, from the coding sequence ATGGCTGATAAAAAAACATTAACTCCCGAAGAAAAAAAGTTAGCTGCTGAAAAGCATGTTGACGAACTCGTTCAAAAAGGGCTAGTTGCTCTGGAAGAAATGAGAAAATTAAATCAAGAACAAGTAGACTACATTGTTGCAAAAGCTTCAGTTGCTGCTCTTGATGCACATGGTATCTTAGCAGAACATGCTGTTAAAGAAACAGGTCGCGGTGTCTTTGAAGACAAAGCAACAAAAAACCTTTTTGCCTGCGAACATGTTGTTAACAATATGCGTGGTGTTAAAACTGTTGGTGTGATTGAAGATGATCCTATTACAGGTTTAACGAAAATTGCTGAACCGGTCGGAGTAATCTGCGGAATCACTCCAACGACCAACCCAACTTCAACAGCGATTTTTAAATCATTGATTTCGTTGAAAACGCGGAATCCAATTATCTTTGCTTTCCACCCATCTGCTCAAGAATCTTCTGCTCATGCGGCACAAATCGTACGTGATGCAGCGATTGCAGCAGGTGCACCTGAAAACTGTGTTCAATGGATTACACAGCCATCTATGGAAGCAACAACAGCTTTGATGAACCACGAAGGGATTGCAACAATCCTTGCGACTGGTGGGAACGCCATGGTAAAAGCTGCCTATTCATGCGGCAAACCTGCTCTTGGAGTTGGTGCTGGTAACGTTCCAGCTTACGTTGAAAAATCAGCAAATATCCGCCAAGCAGCACATGATATCGTGATGTCCAAATCATTTGATAATGGTATGGTCTGTGCATCTGAGCAAGCCGTGATCATTGATAAAGAAATCTATGATGAATTTGTAGAAGAATTCAAATCTTACCATACTTACTTTGTCAACAAGAAAGAAAAAGCGCTTTTGGAAGAATTCTGTTTTGGTGCAAAAGCCAACAGCAAGAACTGCGCTGGTGCAAAATTGAACCCAAATATTGTTGGTAAACCAGCTACATGGATTGCTGAGCAAGCAGGATTCAAAGTACCAGAAGGAACAAATATCTTGGCTGCTGAATGTGCAGAAGTTGGAATTAAAGAACCATTGACTCGTGAAAAATTATCACCTGTTATTGCAGTTTTGAAAGCTGAAGATACTGAAGATGGACTTAAAAAAGCTCGTCAAATGGTTGAATTTAATGGGCTAGGACACTCAGCTGCTATCCATACAAAAGACGAAGCTCTTGCAAAACGTTTCGGTACGGAAATAAAGGCAATGCGTATTATCTGGAACTCTCCATCTACCTTTGGTGGTATCGGTGATGTATACAACGCCTTCATTCCATCATTAACACTTGGATGTGGTTCATACGGACACAACTCAGTTGGTGATAATGTATCAGCTATCAACCTTCTTAACATCAAGAAAGTAGGAAAACGTAGAAATAATATGCAATGGTTTAAAGTTCCTTCAAAAATCTACTTCGAACGTAACTCAATCCAATACCTTCAAACTTGCGAAGGTATCGAACGTATCATGATTGTTACCGATAAATCAATTGAAAAACTCGGTTTTGTACAACGTGTGATTGACCAATTGAATCTTCGTAAAAACAAAGTCACGATTCAAGTCTTCTCAGATGTTGAACCAGATCCAGATATCACAACAGTTCGTCGTGGTGTTGAAGTAATGCGCTCGTTTGAACCAGACACTATCATTGCCCTTGGTGGTGGCTCACCAATGGATGCGGCTAAAGGTATGTGGATGTTCTATGAACAGCCAGACGTTGACTTCGGTGACCTCGTTCAAAAATTCATGGATATCCGTAAACGTGCCTTCAAATTCCCATCACTTGGTAAGAAAGCTCAATATATTGGTATTCCAACAACATCTGGTACAGGTTCAGAAGTAACACCGTTTGCAGTTATCTCTGATAAGGCAAATAATCGTAAATACCCTATCACTGACTATGCATTGACACCAACCATTGCAATTGTTGATCCTGCTTTAGTAGAATCTGTTCCAGCATTTATTGCTGCTGACACAGGTATGGATGTCTTGACACACGCAACTGAAGCTTATACTTCTAACTTTGCCAATGACTATACAGATGGTATTGCTCTTCAAACTATCAAGTTAGTCTTCAAATACTTGGAAAAATCTGTAAAAACGGCTGACCCAGAAGCCCGTGAAAAGATGCACAATGCCTCTACAATGGCTGGTATGGCCTTTGCAAATGCCTTCCTTGGAATGAGTCACTCAATGGCGCATAAGATTGGTGCTGTTCACCACACCATTCACGGACGTACAAATGCTATTTTACTTCCTTATGTTATCCGTTACAATGGAACTCGTCCATCTAAAACTACAACATGGCCTAAGTACAACTACTGGAAAGCTGATGAAAAATTCCAAGATATTGCTCGTATGCTAGGTCTTCCTTGCTCAACACCAGAAGAAGCGGTTGAAGCGTATGCCAAAGCTGTTTATGACCTTGGTGTAGCGGTTGGTATCAAGATGAACTTTAAAGATCAAGGTATTGATGAAAAAACTTGGAAAGATAGCTTACATGATATTGCCGTTCTTGCTTATGAAGACCAATGTTCACCAGCAAATCCACGCTTGCCAATAGTTACTGACATGGAAGAAATTATGGCTGATGCCTACTATGGCTATGCAGAACGTCCAGGACGTCGTAAATAG
- a CDS encoding acyltransferase family protein, with translation MRVKWFSLVRITGLLLVLLYHFFQKAFPGGFIGVDIFFTFSGFLITSLLIDEFARDKDIDVKGFLRRRFYRIVPPLVFMILIVMPFTLLIRKDFVAGIGTQIAAVLGFVTNFYEILSGGNYESQFIQHLFVHTWSLALEMHYYILWGLATWYLAKKSKTIGQFRGIIFLLSSALFLISFLSMFVRSFFSSNFSVIYFSSFTHIFPFFAGSILATLSGVSDLGAPFRKMEQALDLKKTFYLLGGSFAALLLLTFLLKFDNLLTYLFGFLLATVFSVVMILATRVLHEKTPHVDEPPVITFIADTSYGVYLFHWPFYIIFSQLMSNGWAVLLTTVLSFALAAFSFYLLEPTLAGKEPKIFGLKMDIKQITTPVFYSLIPLTLVAFVMIMTAPKIGAFEENLLVNGLNQADSKMQITRTQADNVSASQYNVAKGTTVIGDSVALRASEWLKQAMPEIQVDAAVSRNLESGLQVYQTDISNKVLLETVVLALGTNTVDNYESLLNQFIEKLPKGHRLVLVTPYDGRTAHNASSLAVKTRQYELELAKKYDYVFVADWYQTAIEHPEIWYGTDYVHFGSETTTITKGGELYAQTVKQAIDEAVKKGTVKK, from the coding sequence ATGCGCGTTAAATGGTTTTCATTAGTGAGGATTACAGGGTTACTTCTAGTCCTGCTCTACCATTTCTTCCAGAAAGCTTTTCCTGGCGGTTTTATTGGTGTGGATATTTTCTTCACTTTCTCAGGCTTTTTGATTACATCTCTCTTGATTGATGAATTTGCCAGAGACAAAGACATTGATGTTAAAGGATTCTTGAGACGTCGCTTTTATCGGATTGTGCCACCGCTTGTCTTTATGATTTTGATTGTCATGCCCTTTACCCTGTTGATTCGGAAGGATTTTGTGGCTGGTATTGGGACGCAAATCGCTGCTGTGCTCGGCTTTGTGACAAATTTTTATGAAATTTTGTCTGGTGGAAATTACGAGAGTCAATTTATCCAACATCTCTTTGTGCACACATGGAGCTTGGCTTTGGAGATGCACTACTATATCTTGTGGGGCTTGGCAACATGGTATTTAGCGAAGAAAAGTAAAACCATTGGGCAATTTCGTGGTATTATCTTTCTTTTATCATCTGCTTTGTTCTTGATTAGTTTTCTCTCTATGTTTGTCAGAAGTTTCTTCTCTTCAAACTTTTCTGTGATTTACTTTTCAAGTTTCACGCATATCTTCCCGTTTTTTGCAGGAAGTATTTTAGCGACACTTTCGGGTGTGAGTGATTTGGGAGCACCTTTTCGTAAAATGGAGCAGGCGCTTGATTTGAAAAAGACCTTTTATCTACTTGGTGGTAGTTTTGCAGCTTTGCTGTTATTGACCTTCCTTCTGAAATTTGACAATTTATTGACCTATCTGTTTGGTTTCCTTCTTGCAACGGTATTTTCGGTGGTGATGATTTTGGCAACACGTGTGCTCCATGAGAAGACGCCACATGTTGATGAGCCGCCCGTTATCACATTTATTGCAGATACGAGCTATGGTGTGTATTTGTTCCATTGGCCGTTTTACATCATCTTTTCCCAATTGATGAGCAATGGATGGGCAGTTCTATTGACAACCGTGCTTTCCTTTGCCTTGGCGGCTTTCTCTTTCTATCTGTTAGAGCCGACATTAGCAGGTAAAGAGCCAAAAATATTTGGCTTGAAGATGGACATCAAGCAAATCACAACGCCTGTATTTTATAGTTTGATTCCATTAACACTGGTTGCTTTTGTCATGATCATGACTGCTCCGAAAATTGGTGCCTTTGAAGAAAATTTGCTCGTCAATGGGTTGAATCAAGCTGACAGTAAAATGCAGATTACTCGTACCCAAGCTGATAATGTGAGTGCCAGTCAATACAACGTAGCAAAGGGTACGACAGTTATCGGAGATTCGGTAGCTTTGCGAGCAAGTGAATGGCTCAAGCAGGCTATGCCGGAAATTCAAGTGGATGCAGCAGTCAGTCGAAACTTAGAATCGGGCTTGCAAGTCTATCAAACTGATATTTCAAACAAAGTACTTCTGGAAACAGTGGTCTTAGCCTTGGGAACCAATACGGTTGATAACTACGAAAGTTTGCTCAATCAATTTATTGAGAAATTACCAAAAGGACATCGTTTGGTTTTAGTGACGCCGTATGATGGTCGGACAGCACATAACGCTTCTAGCTTGGCAGTCAAAACACGTCAGTATGAATTGGAATTGGCGAAAAAATACGATTATGTATTTGTGGCGGATTGGTATCAAACTGCTATTGAACACCCAGAAATTTGGTATGGAACTGATTATGTGCACTTTGGCTCGGAGACAACAACAATCACCAAAGGCGGTGAACTCTATGCTCAAACCGTCAAACAAGCCATTGATGAAGCTGTGAAAAAAGGAACAGTGAAGAAATAA
- a CDS encoding MORN repeat-containing protein — translation MDTLKEFYEKYKIYLTRHNLELLAVTVIVLSAMVAFTSGIPSQGALTLDKGAIKYNGSLVRGKMNGQGTLTFKNGDVYKGYFKNGTFNGKGTFTAKAGWKYEGNFVNGQADGQGKLTTENNVVYKGKFKQGIYQNAR, via the coding sequence ATGGACACATTAAAAGAATTTTACGAAAAGTACAAAATTTATCTCACAAGGCATAACTTGGAATTGCTAGCAGTAACGGTTATTGTCCTATCAGCGATGGTGGCTTTTACATCAGGTATTCCCAGTCAAGGGGCATTGACCTTGGATAAAGGAGCAATCAAATATAATGGCAGTCTCGTCCGTGGGAAAATGAATGGTCAAGGAACATTGACTTTTAAGAATGGTGATGTTTATAAAGGCTATTTTAAAAATGGAACTTTCAATGGGAAAGGAACTTTTACAGCTAAAGCTGGCTGGAAGTATGAAGGAAATTTTGTAAATGGTCAAGCAGATGGTCAAGGCAAATTAACAACAGAAAATAATGTTGTCTACAAGGGAAAGTTTAAACAGGGGATTTATCAAAATGCGCGTTAA
- a CDS encoding low molecular weight protein-tyrosine-phosphatase: MKKIVFVCLGNICRSPMAEFVMKDLTDGVYVESRATSDWEHGNPIHSGTQAIFKKYAIPYDQSKTSQQISQQNFVDFDYIIGMDESNFQDLRKIAPGKYLEKVFQFEEKSVPDPWYTGDFDETYRLVLAGCQKWIKRIKSED; this comes from the coding sequence ATGAAAAAAATTGTGTTTGTTTGCTTGGGAAATATCTGTCGCAGTCCAATGGCAGAATTTGTGATGAAAGATTTGACAGATGGTGTTTATGTTGAAAGTCGTGCGACTTCGGATTGGGAGCATGGTAATCCAATCCATTCGGGAACGCAGGCGATTTTTAAGAAATATGCCATTCCTTACGACCAAAGCAAAACTTCTCAACAAATTTCACAGCAGAATTTTGTAGACTTTGATTATATTATAGGAATGGACGAATCCAATTTTCAAGATTTGAGGAAAATCGCACCGGGAAAATATCTGGAGAAAGTATTCCAATTTGAAGAGAAAAGTGTGCCAGATCCGTGGTACACAGGTGATTTTGACGAGACTTACCGGCTTGTTTTGGCAGGTTGTCAGAAATGGATTAAGCGCATAAAGAGCGAAGATTAG
- a CDS encoding nucleotidyltransferase family protein, with product MLSEKEILHAFSSDQDMMTILQIIYGLQLKDSWLCAGSVRNFIWNILSDKPGFDTETDVDVIFLDPDVSYEETLNIENRLKREFPHYHWEVKNQVYMHIHSPNTQSYTSSQDAMSKYPERCTAVGLRLLDNRQLELFAPYGLDDILHFRVQPTPHFLTDPARKALYEQRLSKKNWQKKWHNLQIEFL from the coding sequence ATGCTGTCCGAAAAAGAGATTTTACATGCGTTTTCATCAGACCAAGATATGATGACTATCTTACAGATTATCTATGGCTTGCAATTGAAAGACAGCTGGCTTTGTGCTGGTTCGGTGCGAAATTTCATCTGGAATATTCTGTCGGACAAGCCCGGCTTTGATACAGAGACGGATGTGGATGTGATTTTCCTTGACCCAGATGTTTCTTATGAGGAAACACTCAACATTGAAAATCGGCTCAAGCGAGAATTTCCACATTACCATTGGGAAGTCAAGAATCAAGTCTATATGCATATCCACAGTCCAAATACCCAATCTTATACTAGCTCGCAAGATGCCATGAGTAAATATCCAGAGCGCTGTACAGCTGTGGGTTTACGTTTGTTGGATAATAGACAGCTGGAACTCTTTGCGCCTTATGGCTTAGACGACATTCTCCATTTTCGTGTTCAGCCGACTCCGCATTTCTTAACAGATCCAGCGAGAAAAGCTCTTTATGAACAACGACTGAGCAAAAAGAATTGGCAGAAGAAGTGGCACAATCTTCAAATTGAATTTCTTTAA
- the ruvB gene encoding Holliday junction branch migration DNA helicase RuvB: protein MSRILDNELMGDEELVERTLRPQYLREYIGQDKVKNQLKIFIEAAKLRDEALDHTLLFGPPGLGKTTMAFVIANELGVNLKQTSGPVVEKAGDLVAILNDLEPGDVLFIDEIHRLPMSVEEVLYSAMEDFYIDIMIGSGETSRSVHLDLPPFTLIGATTRAGMLSNPLRARFGITGHMEYYAEADLTEIVERTADIFEMEITHEAAEELALRSRGTPRIANRLLKRVRDFAQIMGDGLIDDQITDQALTMLDVDQEGLDYVDQKILKTMIEVYGGGPVGLGTLSVNIAEEQETVEDMYEPYLIQKGFVMRTRTGRVATRKAYEHLGYEYLEK from the coding sequence ATGAGTAGAATTTTGGATAATGAACTGATGGGAGACGAGGAGCTCGTAGAGCGCACATTGCGTCCCCAGTATTTACGAGAATACATCGGTCAAGACAAGGTCAAAAATCAATTAAAGATTTTTATCGAGGCAGCTAAGTTGCGAGATGAAGCGCTAGATCACACGTTGCTTTTTGGACCTCCAGGGTTGGGAAAGACCACTATGGCTTTTGTCATTGCCAATGAACTGGGAGTCAATCTCAAGCAAACTTCGGGTCCAGTTGTTGAGAAAGCGGGCGATTTGGTGGCAATCTTGAACGATTTGGAGCCGGGAGATGTTCTCTTTATTGATGAGATTCACCGCTTGCCTATGTCTGTTGAAGAGGTGCTCTATAGCGCTATGGAAGATTTTTACATTGATATTATGATTGGCTCTGGCGAGACCAGTCGTAGTGTTCACTTGGATTTGCCACCGTTTACCTTGATTGGCGCTACGACCAGAGCTGGTATGCTGTCCAATCCTTTACGGGCTCGTTTTGGCATTACTGGTCACATGGAATATTATGCAGAAGCAGATTTGACGGAGATTGTGGAGCGGACGGCAGACATCTTTGAAATGGAGATTACGCATGAAGCAGCTGAAGAATTAGCTCTGCGTAGCCGGGGCACGCCTCGGATTGCCAATCGACTTCTTAAACGCGTACGAGATTTTGCTCAGATTATGGGTGACGGGCTGATTGATGACCAAATTACTGATCAAGCGCTGACGATGCTGGATGTGGATCAAGAAGGCTTAGATTATGTGGATCAGAAGATTCTTAAGACCATGATTGAGGTTTATGGCGGCGGGCCAGTTGGTCTGGGGACTCTGTCTGTCAATATCGCAGAAGAGCAGGAAACGGTAGAAGACATGTATGAGCCTTATTTGATCCAGAAAGGATTTGTTATGCGAACTCGAACAGGGCGTGTGGCAACTCGTAAAGCTTACGAGCATTTGGGTTATGAATATTTGGAGAAATAA
- a CDS encoding aldose epimerase family protein, producing MKSYQEAIFGTFQGKDIVAYTFENDLGYRLKVMTYGATVLEYVTPDKNLEFANIVVGFDHFDAYVGNSPKYGASVGPVAGRITKAQFELNGETYQLEVNNAENCNHSGSTGWDSAIFQVEEVTNEGITFYTERVDGTGGFPGNLKVWVSYALTEIGELEVSYQVQTDKDTLVNPTNHSYFNLTGDFNQPIDHCILQLNTLGVYPIAPDGIPAKISDLEHNFVKQLCQGVSMKDIFANQDEQIQIVSGLDHPFALNKQEDRAGSLYDPKSGRFLTFKTSAPCLVTYSANFVDDTVILNGHPMIQHNGLALETQALPDAIHSDLKADVILKASEIFTSTTIYHATTK from the coding sequence ATGAAATCTTATCAAGAAGCTATTTTTGGAACATTTCAAGGAAAAGATATTGTTGCTTACACATTTGAAAATGACTTGGGCTATCGTTTGAAAGTCATGACTTATGGTGCGACTGTCTTAGAGTATGTCACTCCGGACAAAAATCTTGAATTTGCAAATATCGTGGTGGGGTTTGATCATTTTGATGCCTATGTAGGCAACAGCCCTAAATATGGTGCAAGCGTCGGACCAGTTGCAGGACGGATTACAAAAGCACAGTTTGAGCTGAATGGTGAAACCTATCAGTTAGAGGTCAATAATGCAGAAAATTGCAATCATAGTGGTTCTACTGGCTGGGATAGTGCCATTTTTCAAGTGGAAGAGGTCACGAATGAAGGCATTACTTTTTACACCGAGCGTGTAGATGGCACTGGTGGTTTTCCGGGAAATCTGAAAGTCTGGGTTTCCTATGCTTTAACGGAGATAGGCGAATTAGAAGTTTCTTACCAAGTCCAGACGGACAAGGATACCTTGGTCAATCCAACCAATCACAGTTACTTTAACTTAACAGGCGATTTCAATCAGCCAATTGATCATTGTATTTTGCAGCTGAATACTCTCGGTGTCTATCCTATCGCACCAGATGGAATACCTGCTAAAATATCAGATTTAGAACATAACTTTGTAAAACAGCTTTGCCAAGGCGTTTCTATGAAGGATATTTTTGCCAATCAAGATGAGCAGATTCAGATTGTATCAGGTTTGGATCATCCATTTGCTTTAAACAAGCAAGAGGATAGGGCTGGTTCTTTGTACGATCCGAAGTCAGGTCGCTTTTTGACGTTTAAAACAAGTGCGCCATGCCTAGTGACTTATTCAGCAAATTTTGTAGATGATACGGTCATTTTAAATGGACATCCCATGATCCAGCACAACGGCTTAGCTCTGGAAACTCAGGCACTTCCTGATGCGATTCATAGCGACTTGAAAGCAGATGTTATCTTAAAAGCGAGTGAGATTTTTACCAGCACGACCATTTATCATGCAACAACTAAATAA
- the lacD gene encoding tagatose-bisphosphate aldolase — MEKLRISHEKLAHLKNLSDENDIIGALAIDQRGSLKKMLASGTHAVSGNEALIEFKQLISSQLTPYATSILLDPEFGVPATQLRAPECGLIVAYEKTGYDATTEGRLPDLLLNWSVKRIKELGGDAVKVLIYYDVDDKPEINDIKQAWVERVGSECVAENIPYFLEILTYDAKRDNVVDADYAKVKPHKVNEAMKLFSNPRYNVDVLKVEVPVNMNFVEGFTKGGVEPVYSLAEAKTFFKEQSDATHLPFIFLSAGVSAELFQETLKVAHEAGSQFNGVLCGRATWKEAVTVFANQGAEAAKAWLDETGRQNIEDLNHVLRETAVSWTEKLEI; from the coding sequence ATGGAAAAATTAAGGATTAGTCATGAAAAATTAGCACACTTAAAGAATCTTTCAGATGAAAATGACATTATTGGAGCTTTGGCGATTGACCAGAGAGGTTCGTTGAAAAAAATGCTGGCAAGTGGCACACATGCTGTATCAGGAAATGAAGCGCTCATTGAATTTAAACAATTGATTTCCAGTCAGTTGACTCCGTATGCAACTTCTATCCTTTTAGATCCAGAATTCGGTGTACCTGCTACCCAATTACGTGCGCCAGAATGCGGTCTTATCGTTGCCTATGAAAAAACAGGTTATGATGCGACAACAGAAGGTCGCTTGCCAGACTTGCTACTAAATTGGTCAGTCAAACGCATTAAAGAACTAGGCGGTGATGCAGTCAAGGTTTTGATTTACTATGATGTAGATGACAAACCTGAAATCAATGACATCAAGCAAGCCTGGGTAGAGCGCGTGGGAAGTGAATGTGTGGCAGAAAACATTCCTTATTTCCTTGAAATCTTGACGTATGATGCAAAGCGTGATAATGTAGTAGATGCAGATTATGCGAAAGTAAAACCGCACAAGGTCAATGAAGCCATGAAGCTCTTTTCAAATCCGCGCTACAATGTTGATGTCTTGAAAGTGGAAGTACCGGTCAATATGAATTTTGTCGAAGGGTTTACGAAAGGCGGGGTTGAACCTGTCTACAGCCTTGCGGAAGCCAAGACATTTTTCAAAGAGCAGTCTGATGCAACTCACCTGCCCTTTATTTTCCTGAGTGCTGGAGTTAGCGCAGAGCTTTTCCAGGAAACGCTCAAAGTGGCGCATGAAGCAGGTTCTCAATTCAATGGAGTCCTTTGCGGTCGTGCGACTTGGAAAGAAGCTGTTACCGTCTTTGCTAATCAAGGAGCAGAAGCAGCCAAAGCTTGGCTTGATGAAACGGGGCGTCAAAATATTGAAGACTTGAATCATGTTTTACGTGAAACAGCCGTTTCGTGGACGGAAAAGCTAGAGATTTAA
- a CDS encoding SIS domain-containing protein, translating to MLDYTKEDLIELGAEITTREIYQQPQVWQTAFENYKAQADEIAAFLNNIDEKYDYIKVILTGAGTSAYVGETLLPYFRKIYDERKWNFNAIATTDVVANPLAYLHKEVPTILVSFARSGNSPESVAAVDLAKDIVEELYQITITCAAEGKLAQQAHGDERNLLLLQPSPSNDAGFAMTSSFTSMMLTALLVFDKADLAAKAEKVSALMTLSQEVLDSAEAIQEIVSLDYNRVIYLGAGPFFGLAHEAQLKILELTAGQVATMYESPVGFRHGPKSLVNEKTVVVVFGSTDPYTKLYDLDLVREVVGDEIARKVILLTEQKEDLENVEQVILSSQQLADDVYRVFPYIVYGQLFALLTALKVKNRPDTPSPTGTVNRVVQGVIIHSFDKE from the coding sequence ATGCTAGATTATACAAAGGAAGACTTGATTGAATTAGGTGCGGAAATCACCACACGGGAAATCTATCAACAGCCACAAGTTTGGCAGACGGCTTTTGAAAATTATAAAGCGCAAGCTGATGAGATTGCAGCTTTTCTGAATAATATTGATGAAAAGTATGATTATATCAAGGTTATTTTGACAGGCGCTGGAACTTCAGCCTATGTCGGAGAAACACTTCTCCCTTATTTCAGAAAGATTTACGATGAACGCAAGTGGAACTTTAATGCCATTGCAACGACAGATGTTGTCGCTAACCCGCTTGCTTATCTGCACAAGGAAGTACCAACTATTTTGGTTTCTTTTGCCCGTAGCGGCAATTCACCAGAGAGTGTTGCGGCAGTTGACTTGGCAAAAGACATAGTTGAGGAACTTTACCAAATCACGATTACATGTGCAGCAGAAGGTAAATTAGCCCAGCAAGCACACGGTGACGAACGCAATTTGCTCTTGCTCCAACCTTCGCCGTCAAATGATGCTGGCTTTGCCATGACATCGAGCTTTACGTCTATGATGTTGACAGCCTTGCTCGTCTTTGACAAAGCAGATTTAGCTGCAAAAGCCGAAAAAGTTTCTGCATTGATGACATTGAGTCAAGAAGTGCTGGACTCAGCAGAAGCGATTCAAGAGATTGTTTCCTTAGATTACAACCGTGTCATTTACTTAGGAGCAGGTCCCTTCTTTGGCTTGGCGCATGAAGCTCAGCTGAAAATTTTAGAATTGACAGCAGGACAAGTGGCGACCATGTATGAAAGCCCAGTCGGATTCCGTCACGGTCCAAAGTCGTTAGTGAATGAAAAGACGGTCGTTGTGGTGTTTGGATCGACAGATCCCTACACCAAATTATACGACCTTGACTTAGTACGAGAAGTAGTCGGAGATGAGATTGCCCGCAAGGTAATTTTATTGACAGAACAAAAAGAAGATTTGGAAAATGTTGAACAAGTCATTCTTTCTAGTCAACAGCTAGCAGATGATGTTTATCGCGTATTCCCTTATATTGTTTATGGTCAATTATTTGCTTTGTTGACAGCCCTCAAGGTGAAAAATCGTCCAGACACACCGTCTCCGACAGGCACCGTCAACCGTGTTGTACAAGGCGTCATCATTCACTCATTTGACAAAGAATAG
- a CDS encoding PTS sugar transporter subunit IIA translates to MTKQLVLVSHGRFCEELKKSTEMIMGPLDFIHTVPLLPEEGIDDFTAKFSATVKDLDDYIVFADLLGGTPCNVVSRLILEGLQIELYAGMNMPMVIEFINSALTGVEAKYIEKANKYIVKVNDVLAEMNDDEDE, encoded by the coding sequence ATGACAAAACAACTTGTATTGGTCAGTCACGGTCGCTTTTGTGAAGAATTGAAAAAAAGCACCGAAATGATTATGGGGCCACTGGACTTCATTCATACAGTTCCTCTGCTTCCAGAGGAAGGAATAGACGACTTTACTGCTAAATTTTCAGCGACTGTAAAAGATTTAGATGATTATATAGTCTTTGCCGACCTGCTTGGTGGAACACCTTGCAATGTCGTTAGCCGTCTGATTTTGGAAGGACTCCAAATTGAACTTTATGCAGGGATGAATATGCCAATGGTGATTGAATTTATCAATTCTGCCCTGACTGGCGTTGAAGCAAAATATATCGAAAAAGCGAACAAATACATCGTGAAAGTCAATGATGTATTAGCAGAAATGAACGATGACGAAGATGAATAA